A single Clavibacter nebraskensis NCPPB 2581 DNA region contains:
- a CDS encoding inositol monophosphatase family protein, with the protein MTAATAHRGDSSRHRENTLAAIRSAAEAGVRTVEVDVHVTRDGGVVLLHDDTLDRLWGVDARVCDLDLADVRALGGGELRIPLLAEALELLAGTDVELVIDMASGDPAAAAHAVVAAAPRTPRVAWCGHLDGMRTIRELDPAAVIWLPWADPQPPTADDLAELRPAVVNLPHLVVGRALVEAVHAHGAQVAAWTVDEPAQMEWLASIGVDAITTNRLATLLDVLARRAADPAAADARATAPAAERTRARAAARDLAARAMHHVRSHAVGAVTTKANPADHVTEIDRAVERDVRAVVGAQFPHHVLVGEEYGGEAVPGRPCWYLDPVDGTANLANGVPWTSFSLALVVDGVPVVGVVADPWRGTVVEAAAGEGAWSAGARLDLTAAPGGVHAPNADPLRGRMVSTELAGHAPWPGMLPLLDALTARYCTMRVMGSGTLTVAGVALGHGVGAVVGSFGPVDHLAATLIVREAGGVVLDADGEDTLFPATGGVLAARDRPTALALHGLWRAGIVEAASVALASGATAEPAPAA; encoded by the coding sequence ATGACGGCCGCGACCGCGCACCGCGGCGACTCCTCCCGGCACCGCGAGAACACGCTCGCCGCCATCCGCTCGGCGGCCGAGGCCGGCGTGCGGACGGTCGAGGTCGACGTCCACGTCACGCGCGACGGCGGGGTCGTGCTCCTCCACGACGACACGCTCGACCGCCTCTGGGGCGTCGACGCGCGGGTCTGTGACCTCGACCTCGCCGACGTGCGGGCGCTCGGCGGCGGCGAGCTGCGGATCCCGCTGCTCGCCGAGGCGCTCGAGCTCCTCGCGGGCACGGACGTCGAGCTCGTGATCGACATGGCATCCGGGGATCCGGCCGCCGCCGCCCACGCGGTCGTCGCCGCAGCTCCGCGCACGCCGCGGGTCGCCTGGTGCGGGCACCTCGACGGCATGCGCACGATCCGCGAGCTCGACCCGGCCGCCGTCATCTGGCTGCCGTGGGCCGACCCGCAGCCGCCCACCGCGGATGACCTCGCGGAGCTCCGGCCCGCGGTCGTCAACCTGCCGCACCTCGTCGTCGGCCGCGCCCTCGTGGAGGCCGTCCACGCGCACGGCGCCCAGGTGGCGGCGTGGACGGTCGACGAGCCCGCGCAGATGGAGTGGCTGGCGTCGATCGGGGTCGACGCGATCACGACCAACCGGCTGGCGACGCTCCTCGACGTGCTCGCGCGCCGGGCGGCGGATCCCGCGGCCGCCGACGCACGGGCGACCGCGCCCGCCGCCGAGCGCACCCGGGCCCGCGCCGCGGCGCGCGACCTCGCCGCGCGCGCGATGCACCACGTCCGGTCGCACGCGGTGGGCGCAGTCACGACGAAGGCGAACCCCGCCGACCACGTGACGGAGATCGACCGGGCCGTCGAGCGCGACGTGCGCGCGGTCGTCGGCGCGCAGTTCCCGCACCACGTGCTCGTCGGCGAGGAGTACGGCGGCGAGGCCGTGCCCGGCCGCCCGTGCTGGTACCTCGACCCGGTCGACGGCACCGCGAACCTCGCCAACGGCGTGCCCTGGACGAGCTTCTCGCTCGCCCTCGTGGTCGACGGCGTTCCCGTCGTGGGCGTCGTGGCGGATCCCTGGCGCGGCACGGTCGTCGAGGCCGCCGCCGGCGAGGGCGCCTGGTCCGCCGGCGCGCGCCTCGACCTGACGGCCGCACCCGGCGGCGTGCACGCGCCCAACGCGGATCCGCTCCGCGGCCGGATGGTGAGCACCGAGCTCGCGGGCCACGCGCCCTGGCCGGGGATGCTCCCGCTGCTCGACGCACTCACCGCGCGGTACTGCACGATGCGGGTGATGGGGTCCGGCACGCTCACGGTCGCGGGCGTCGCGCTCGGGCACGGCGTGGGCGCGGTGGTCGGCTCGTTCGGGCCGGTCGACCACCTCGCGGCGACGCTCATCGTGCGCGAGGCCGGCGGCGTGGTGCTCGACGCGGACGGCGAGGACACGCTGTTCCCGGCGACGGGCGGCGTGCTCGCGGCCCGCGACCGGCCGACCGCCCTGGCCCTGCACGGGCTCTGGCGCGCGGGGATCGTCGAGGCCGCGTCGGTCGCCCTCGCGTCCGGCGCGACGGCCGAACCGGCTCCGGCCGCCTAG
- a CDS encoding J domain-containing protein, with the protein MSRAGSPADRTPYEVLGVDPTADTATLRAAYRRLVRATHPDTGGEAHLFHAVQRAWELVGDPADRAAYDRGQGRPAAADDDDPLGPDDAGYAPAPGSGTRLGAVVHGVAGALARAHYLDRVAAWQGAAPAADLGVDPWSPELVRRAPRDVRWLLAKALAEEATARAAASLGMGATIFHDVRPLDGAGKVDHVVLAPAGLFALSSEDWGTDVQLVRGELQPVAPDPDGALAPGDAPVTWLVGAARALAASAGVRFAAAVVVVPDDALAQPVERVERGRNRGALVVRRSVLPLVLRDGVSEEGRLSVADPYAVRALVRERLTLLGPASD; encoded by the coding sequence GTGAGCCGCGCGGGGAGCCCCGCCGACCGCACGCCGTACGAGGTGCTCGGCGTGGATCCCACGGCCGACACCGCGACCCTGCGCGCCGCGTACCGCCGCCTCGTCCGCGCCACCCACCCGGACACGGGCGGGGAGGCGCACCTGTTCCACGCGGTGCAGCGCGCGTGGGAGCTCGTCGGGGATCCCGCCGACCGCGCCGCCTACGACCGCGGCCAGGGCCGTCCGGCGGCCGCGGACGACGACGACCCGCTCGGCCCCGACGACGCCGGGTACGCGCCCGCGCCCGGATCCGGCACCCGCCTCGGCGCTGTCGTCCACGGCGTCGCGGGTGCGCTCGCCCGCGCCCACTACCTCGACCGCGTGGCCGCCTGGCAGGGCGCGGCGCCGGCCGCCGACCTCGGCGTGGATCCCTGGTCGCCCGAGCTGGTGCGCCGCGCCCCGCGCGACGTCCGCTGGCTCCTCGCCAAGGCCCTCGCCGAGGAGGCGACCGCGCGCGCCGCCGCGTCGCTCGGCATGGGCGCGACGATCTTCCACGACGTCCGGCCGCTCGACGGCGCCGGCAAGGTCGACCACGTCGTGCTCGCGCCGGCGGGCCTCTTCGCGCTCAGCTCCGAGGACTGGGGCACGGACGTCCAGCTGGTGCGCGGCGAGCTGCAGCCGGTCGCGCCGGATCCCGACGGCGCCCTCGCCCCGGGCGACGCCCCCGTCACGTGGCTGGTGGGCGCCGCGCGCGCCCTCGCGGCCTCGGCCGGCGTGCGCTTCGCGGCCGCGGTGGTCGTCGTACCGGACGACGCGCTCGCGCAGCCGGTCGAACGGGTGGAGCGCGGGCGCAACCGCGGCGCGCTCGTCGTCCGTCGATCCGTCCTGCCGCTCGTGCTGCGCGACGGCGTCTCGGAGGAGGGCCGGCTCAGCGTCGCGGATCCCTACGCCGTGCGCGCGCTCGTCCGCGAACGTCTGACGCTGCTCGGGCCCGCCTCGGACTGA
- a CDS encoding NUDIX domain-containing protein, whose amino-acid sequence MTAERPPEPPRGAHRDSGDAWVEGPDGQRFWGAFGAAGLLVHDPDRGVLLQHRVAWSHHGGTWGLPGGARHAGESAVDGAAREAAEEAGVPPAGIRPVLATVLDLGFWSYTTVSARVLRPFEPRVADAESIEVRWVPVDEVDGRELHPGFGRAWPMLRGELAREVTLVVDTANLLGSRPDGWWRDRAGSTSRLLAELDPLARDGLPAADLGLPGDVRWPDVVAVVEGHARDASLPAAPVEDPASPVLRAPGVAVVEAAADGDGEIVRVVGAARDEGREVVVVTADRGLVARVEALGARVVGPGRVRALLDARADRDAG is encoded by the coding sequence ATGACCGCCGAGCGCCCGCCCGAGCCCCCGCGCGGGGCGCATCGCGACAGCGGAGACGCGTGGGTCGAGGGCCCGGACGGCCAGCGCTTCTGGGGCGCGTTCGGCGCGGCCGGCCTGCTCGTGCACGACCCGGATCGCGGCGTCCTCCTCCAGCACCGCGTCGCGTGGAGCCATCACGGCGGCACGTGGGGCCTGCCCGGAGGCGCGCGGCACGCGGGCGAGTCCGCGGTCGACGGCGCCGCGCGCGAGGCCGCCGAGGAGGCGGGGGTGCCGCCCGCGGGGATCCGGCCCGTGCTCGCGACCGTGCTCGACCTCGGCTTCTGGAGCTACACGACCGTCAGCGCGCGCGTCCTCCGGCCCTTCGAGCCGCGCGTCGCGGACGCCGAGAGCATCGAGGTGCGCTGGGTGCCGGTCGACGAGGTCGACGGCCGCGAGCTGCACCCGGGGTTCGGCCGGGCCTGGCCCATGCTGCGCGGCGAGCTCGCGCGCGAGGTGACGCTGGTCGTCGACACCGCGAACCTGCTCGGCTCCCGGCCGGACGGCTGGTGGCGCGACCGCGCCGGATCCACGTCCCGCCTCCTCGCCGAGCTCGACCCCCTGGCGCGCGACGGCCTCCCCGCCGCCGACCTCGGCCTGCCGGGCGACGTCAGGTGGCCGGACGTGGTGGCCGTCGTGGAGGGGCACGCGCGCGACGCGTCGCTGCCGGCGGCGCCCGTCGAGGATCCCGCGTCGCCCGTGCTGCGCGCACCCGGCGTCGCGGTGGTCGAGGCCGCGGCGGACGGCGACGGCGAGATCGTGCGCGTCGTCGGCGCGGCGCGGGACGAGGGCCGCGAGGTCGTGGTGGTCACGGCGGACCGCGGGCTCGTCGCGCGGGTCGAGGCACTCGGCGCCCGGGTCGTCGGGCCGGGCCGGGTCCGCGCGCTGCTCGACGCGCGCGCGGACCGCGACGCGGGCTAG
- a CDS encoding NADP-dependent oxidoreductase, with amino-acid sequence MSPSSRSTSQQVQFGSFGGVDVLEVVDVPRPSPGPGEVLVEVFAAGINHIEAYIRQGRFPDEVPTSFPNGQGSDFAGCIAAVGEGVTRFRKGQDVLGHTVMAAHATHVVVPAGNVVLKPAQLPWEVAGGLFLAGLVAHDVLHAVTVGEGDTLVVTAAAGGVGSIEAQLAMRRGARVIGTCGERNFDYLRQIGVTPVVYGDGLADRIRAAAPNGVQGFVDNFGGGEHVAEELGVAGKRFSSSDDRRELELEAVLPPVEEDDVHRSRTLATVADLAAKREVDVLVSGFYPLAEVRDAFDDLERRHARGKIVLGMRPVHYPGDRRSTAKARDVAEGRA; translated from the coding sequence ATGAGCCCTTCATCGCGATCCACCAGCCAGCAGGTGCAGTTCGGCTCCTTCGGCGGCGTCGACGTCCTCGAGGTCGTCGACGTCCCGCGTCCGTCGCCCGGCCCCGGCGAGGTCCTCGTCGAGGTCTTCGCGGCGGGCATCAACCACATCGAGGCGTACATCCGGCAGGGCCGCTTCCCCGACGAGGTGCCGACGTCCTTCCCCAACGGCCAGGGCAGCGACTTCGCCGGGTGCATCGCCGCGGTCGGCGAGGGCGTCACCCGCTTCCGGAAGGGCCAGGACGTCCTCGGCCACACCGTCATGGCCGCGCACGCGACGCATGTGGTCGTGCCCGCGGGCAACGTCGTCCTGAAGCCCGCGCAGCTCCCGTGGGAGGTCGCGGGCGGCCTCTTCCTCGCGGGCCTCGTCGCGCACGACGTGCTGCACGCCGTCACGGTCGGCGAGGGCGACACGCTCGTCGTCACCGCCGCGGCGGGCGGTGTCGGCAGCATCGAGGCGCAGCTCGCCATGCGGCGCGGCGCCCGCGTCATCGGCACGTGCGGCGAGCGGAACTTCGACTACCTGCGCCAGATCGGCGTCACCCCGGTCGTCTACGGCGACGGACTCGCCGACCGGATCCGCGCGGCGGCCCCGAACGGCGTGCAGGGCTTCGTCGACAACTTCGGCGGCGGCGAGCACGTGGCCGAGGAGCTGGGCGTGGCGGGGAAGCGCTTCAGCTCGAGCGACGACCGCCGCGAGCTCGAGCTCGAGGCCGTCCTGCCACCCGTGGAGGAGGACGACGTCCACCGCTCCCGCACGCTCGCGACGGTGGCGGACCTCGCGGCCAAGCGCGAGGTCGACGTGCTCGTCTCCGGCTTCTACCCGCTGGCGGAGGTGCGGGACGCGTTCGACGACCTGGAGCGCCGGCACGCCCGCGGCAAGATCGTGCTCGGCATGCGGCCCGTGCACTACCCGGGCGACCGGCGCAGCACGGCGAAGGCGCGCGACGTGGCGGAGGGGCGTGCCTGA
- a CDS encoding ABC transporter permease codes for MRALLSARGWIQAALFAVVAVFILGPLLWLAAHAFATSWDYPSLVPAGLTLDWWRVVFEDAELAAAVRNSLYFAPITVLVSALVCLPAAYAFSRFRFPGRRILLVGLFATNAFPKMGLFVSMASLFYGLHLMNTITGIVIVQLIGTVVFMTWIPAAAFSAVPRSLEEAARDAGAGRVRTFLQVTLPLALPGILVAVLMSFLAAFDEAQGTYLVGAPVYMTMPTEMYSLVLNHPKQVAAVFAILLSVPSVALLLLARRHIMGGRLAEGFQIR; via the coding sequence ATGCGCGCCCTCCTCTCCGCCCGCGGGTGGATCCAGGCGGCACTGTTCGCGGTCGTCGCGGTCTTCATCCTCGGCCCGCTGCTCTGGCTCGCGGCGCACGCGTTCGCGACCAGCTGGGACTACCCGAGCCTCGTCCCCGCCGGCCTCACGCTCGACTGGTGGCGCGTGGTCTTCGAGGACGCCGAGCTCGCCGCGGCCGTCCGCAACTCGCTGTACTTCGCGCCCATCACGGTGCTCGTCTCGGCTCTCGTCTGCCTGCCGGCCGCCTACGCGTTCTCGCGCTTCCGGTTCCCGGGCCGGCGGATCCTGCTGGTGGGCCTGTTCGCCACCAACGCGTTCCCCAAGATGGGGCTCTTCGTGTCGATGGCGTCGCTGTTCTACGGGCTGCACCTCATGAACACCATCACGGGCATCGTCATCGTGCAGCTCATCGGCACGGTCGTGTTCATGACCTGGATCCCGGCCGCCGCGTTCAGCGCCGTGCCGCGCTCCCTCGAGGAGGCCGCGCGCGACGCGGGCGCCGGACGGGTGCGGACGTTCCTGCAGGTGACCCTGCCGCTCGCGCTGCCGGGGATCCTCGTGGCCGTGCTCATGTCGTTCCTCGCCGCGTTCGACGAGGCGCAGGGCACGTACCTCGTGGGCGCGCCCGTCTACATGACGATGCCGACCGAGATGTACTCGCTCGTCCTCAACCACCCGAAGCAGGTCGCCGCCGTGTTCGCGATCCTCCTCTCCGTCCCCTCCGTCGCCCTCCTCCTGCTCGCCCGCCGCCACATCATGGGCGGGCGTCTGGCCGAGGGCTTCCAGATCCGTTAG
- a CDS encoding ABC transporter ATP-binding protein, with protein MTASAPSTTTVSPPRADDDGTASVPPSGLVVAGLSKDLGGRTIVDDLHLDVARGELVALLGPSGCGKTTTLRMIAGFLEPDRGSVVIGGRDVTASGPDKRPSAMVFQNYALWPHLTVFKNVAFPLTLRKLPKDEVARRVMAALETVNLAHHAHSRPVHISGGEQQRAALARAIVQEPDLLLLDEPLSNLDAKLRVKVREEIRDIQQRLGITTVMVTHDQDEALAISDRVAVMHQGRIEQVSAPTELYARPRTLVVASFIGSMNLLPAPRLQGTTPETLTAGAPAAFVPTSADADVWAVRPEDVAYAPRDTRPEPDATSVVIRRVLPHGHFQELVLDAGGVEVRALVTGSAPAVGEAGTVTLREVRHYREGILVPDRAPAVATAPTDAPAATDDAR; from the coding sequence ATGACCGCATCCGCTCCCTCCACCACGACCGTCTCTCCCCCGCGCGCCGACGACGACGGCACCGCGAGCGTCCCGCCGTCGGGCCTCGTCGTCGCGGGCCTCTCCAAGGACCTCGGCGGCCGCACCATCGTCGACGACCTCCACCTCGACGTCGCGCGCGGCGAGCTCGTCGCGCTGCTCGGCCCGTCCGGCTGCGGCAAGACCACGACGCTCCGCATGATCGCGGGCTTCCTCGAGCCCGACCGCGGATCCGTGGTCATCGGCGGCCGCGACGTCACCGCGTCCGGTCCCGACAAGCGGCCGAGCGCGATGGTGTTCCAGAACTACGCGCTCTGGCCGCACCTCACCGTGTTCAAGAACGTCGCCTTCCCGCTCACGCTGCGGAAGCTGCCCAAGGACGAGGTCGCGCGCCGGGTGATGGCGGCCCTCGAGACCGTGAACCTCGCGCACCACGCGCACTCGCGGCCCGTGCACATCTCCGGCGGCGAGCAGCAGCGCGCGGCGCTCGCCCGCGCGATCGTGCAGGAGCCCGACCTGCTGCTCCTCGACGAGCCGCTGTCGAACCTCGACGCGAAGCTGCGCGTGAAGGTGCGCGAGGAGATCCGCGACATCCAGCAGCGGCTGGGGATCACGACCGTGATGGTCACGCACGACCAGGACGAGGCTCTCGCCATCTCCGACCGCGTCGCCGTGATGCACCAGGGCCGCATCGAGCAGGTGTCGGCGCCGACGGAGCTGTACGCCCGGCCGCGGACCCTCGTGGTCGCGTCGTTCATCGGCAGCATGAACCTGCTGCCGGCGCCGCGCCTGCAGGGCACCACGCCCGAGACGCTCACGGCCGGCGCACCCGCGGCCTTCGTCCCGACGTCGGCGGACGCGGACGTCTGGGCCGTGCGCCCCGAGGACGTGGCCTACGCGCCGCGCGACACGCGACCGGAGCCCGACGCGACGTCCGTGGTCATCCGCCGCGTGCTGCCGCACGGCCACTTCCAGGAGCTCGTGCTCGACGCGGGCGGCGTGGAGGTGCGCGCGCTCGTGACCGGGTCCGCGCCGGCGGTCGGCGAGGCCGGCACCGTCACGCTCCGCGAGGTGCGGCACTACCGGGAGGGGATCCTCGTGCCCGACCGGGCCCCCGCCGTCGCCACCGCCCCGACCGACGCCCCCGCCGCGACGGACGACGCGCGATGA
- a CDS encoding flavin monoamine oxidase family protein has protein sequence MSISRRTLLTASVSGLSLLGLAACTRTTPTPATPTASPSPTPTPTPTVGAAGLPEPVAFARSDWAGDPFARGSGSFLRPGAMTADREALARPLEDRVFFAGEHTSADRPGTVAGAYASGIRAAGEVDRAGAGSERVAVVGAGIAGTAAARALRDAGHDVVLMEARADLGGRIRAAGGTGWPHPAELGALWIAADHDDLLRDALEAAGVARYGLALVAESRGPDGAVLDPSTAGSDALAAAQARARAQPGAVSLAAALRETGGDALSTEGGAASPAARLAALLATDVAIAHGAAPDELSGAHGLDEPAPVGNVAVTGGFAGLVQHLLRDQDIDVLRESTVTRIAYGNGRVGLRLGSGESLSVDRVVVTVPLGVLQEGAIAFDPALPSSHDVAIRALGPGRADRIWLRFEEPFWSTTATVWTSYDAGGSFTRWYNLMPISGEPVLMAEVGAAAAERVAAMDDQALRSAALRTLAPFADPSLLAEGTATPDPGPSATPTP, from the coding sequence ATGTCGATCTCCCGCCGCACCCTCCTCACCGCGTCCGTGTCGGGGTTGTCGCTCCTCGGGCTCGCGGCGTGCACCCGGACGACGCCGACACCCGCGACCCCCACGGCCAGCCCCTCGCCGACCCCGACCCCCACGCCCACCGTGGGCGCGGCCGGCCTCCCGGAACCCGTCGCCTTCGCGCGCTCCGACTGGGCGGGCGACCCGTTCGCGCGCGGATCCGGCAGCTTCCTCCGCCCCGGCGCCATGACCGCCGACCGCGAGGCGCTCGCCCGCCCGCTCGAGGACCGCGTGTTCTTCGCCGGGGAGCACACCAGCGCCGACCGCCCCGGCACGGTCGCGGGCGCCTACGCCTCGGGGATCCGCGCGGCCGGCGAGGTGGATCGCGCGGGCGCCGGATCCGAGCGCGTCGCGGTGGTCGGCGCCGGCATCGCGGGCACGGCGGCCGCCCGCGCCCTCCGCGACGCCGGGCACGACGTGGTGCTCATGGAGGCTCGCGCGGACCTCGGCGGCCGGATCCGCGCGGCCGGCGGCACCGGCTGGCCGCACCCCGCGGAGCTCGGCGCCCTCTGGATCGCCGCCGACCACGACGACCTGCTGCGCGACGCGCTCGAGGCCGCCGGCGTCGCGCGCTACGGCCTCGCGCTCGTCGCCGAGAGCCGCGGACCCGACGGCGCGGTGCTGGATCCCTCGACCGCCGGATCCGACGCCCTCGCCGCCGCGCAGGCCCGGGCCCGCGCGCAGCCCGGCGCCGTGAGCCTCGCCGCGGCCCTGCGCGAGACCGGCGGCGACGCGCTCTCCACCGAGGGCGGCGCCGCCTCGCCCGCCGCCCGCCTCGCCGCGCTCCTCGCCACCGACGTCGCGATCGCCCACGGCGCCGCGCCCGACGAGCTCTCCGGCGCCCACGGCCTCGACGAGCCGGCGCCCGTCGGCAACGTCGCCGTCACGGGCGGCTTCGCGGGCCTCGTGCAGCACCTCCTCCGGGACCAGGACATCGACGTGCTGCGGGAGTCCACCGTCACCCGCATCGCGTACGGCAACGGCCGGGTGGGGCTGCGGCTCGGGTCCGGCGAGTCGCTGTCGGTCGACCGCGTGGTCGTGACCGTGCCGCTCGGCGTGCTGCAGGAGGGCGCGATCGCGTTCGACCCGGCGCTGCCGTCCTCGCACGACGTCGCCATCCGCGCGCTCGGGCCCGGCCGCGCCGACCGGATCTGGCTGCGCTTCGAGGAGCCGTTCTGGTCCACGACCGCGACGGTCTGGACCTCCTACGACGCCGGCGGCAGCTTCACGCGCTGGTACAACCTCATGCCGATCTCGGGCGAGCCCGTGCTCATGGCCGAGGTGGGCGCGGCGGCGGCCGAGCGGGTGGCGGCCATGGACGACCAGGCGCTGCGGTCGGCGGCGCTCCGCACGCTCGCGCCGTTCGCGGATCCGTCGCTCCTGGCGGAGGGGACGGCCACCCCGGATCCGGGCCCGAGCGCGACCCCGACGCCCTAG
- a CDS encoding RNA-binding S4 domain-containing protein, with protein sequence MPSDAPPPAGAVQSAVRVDSWLWAVRVYKTRSQATAACRAGHVKVGDERAKASQSVRPGDEVRVRVAGAERILVVRRTLVKRVGPTIAAEAMTDLTPPPPPRDAVPATVVRDRGAGRPTKRDRREIERLRDPDGVRGR encoded by the coding sequence ATGCCGTCCGACGCCCCGCCTCCCGCTGGCGCCGTGCAGTCCGCCGTCCGGGTCGACAGCTGGCTCTGGGCCGTCCGCGTGTACAAGACCCGATCCCAGGCCACCGCCGCCTGCCGGGCCGGGCACGTGAAGGTCGGCGACGAGCGCGCGAAGGCGTCGCAGTCGGTGCGGCCCGGCGACGAGGTGCGCGTGCGCGTGGCGGGCGCCGAGCGGATCCTCGTGGTGCGCCGCACGCTCGTGAAGCGCGTCGGGCCCACGATCGCCGCAGAGGCGATGACCGACCTCACTCCCCCGCCGCCCCCGCGCGACGCCGTGCCCGCGACGGTCGTGCGCGACCGCGGCGCTGGGCGCCCGACGAAGCGCGACCGACGCGAGATCGAGCGGCTGCGCGACCCGGACGGCGTCCGCGGGCGCTAG
- a CDS encoding Pr6Pr family membrane protein: protein MQRILGGVRLVAAIVVVVALVADFDYVQGFTTFAAENWFSYFTTQSGMAGVVVLAASGLHALRGRVELPLMAAVRAVVLSYVVVSGVVFGLIVLESSSQAYYVEVPWSSRLLHFVIPAYALLDWTLAPGRPRVTWKAVGWAMLFPVAWCAFTEVRGPRVGWYPYFFLDPAQVGVPFEIAAWLALVAGVLAGVSASVVALSRVRPAEAAPRDGARSGGEEQDREAVAPAPESRPASPSTSRETAAAER, encoded by the coding sequence GTGCAGAGGATCCTCGGTGGCGTGCGCCTGGTCGCCGCGATCGTCGTGGTCGTCGCGCTCGTCGCCGACTTCGACTATGTGCAGGGCTTCACGACCTTCGCGGCCGAGAACTGGTTCAGCTACTTCACGACGCAGAGCGGCATGGCGGGCGTCGTCGTGCTCGCGGCGTCCGGCCTGCACGCGCTGCGGGGCCGCGTCGAGCTGCCGCTGATGGCCGCCGTGCGCGCCGTGGTGCTCAGCTACGTCGTGGTGTCCGGCGTGGTCTTCGGCCTCATCGTGCTGGAGTCGAGCTCGCAGGCCTACTACGTCGAGGTGCCGTGGTCGAGCCGGCTGCTGCACTTCGTGATCCCCGCCTACGCGCTCCTCGACTGGACCCTCGCGCCCGGACGCCCGCGCGTCACGTGGAAGGCGGTCGGCTGGGCGATGCTCTTCCCAGTCGCCTGGTGCGCGTTCACGGAGGTCCGCGGCCCGCGCGTGGGCTGGTACCCGTACTTCTTCCTGGATCCCGCGCAGGTCGGCGTCCCGTTCGAGATCGCCGCGTGGCTGGCGCTCGTGGCAGGGGTGCTGGCGGGGGTGTCCGCGTCCGTCGTGGCGCTCAGCCGCGTGCGGCCGGCGGAGGCCGCGCCTCGGGACGGCGCCCGCTCGGGCGGCGAGGAACAGGACCGGGAGGCCGTCGCGCCCGCCCCCGAGTCGAGGCCCGCGTCCCCGTCGACGTCGCGTGAGACGGCGGCCGCCGAGCGCTGA